A region of the Pirellulales bacterium genome:
GCCGGCGCCGATCATCAGCGCCGCCGAGATGGCGACTGGCGTGCCAAACCCGGCAGCCCCTTCGATGAAGGCGCCAAAACTGAACGCGATGAGAATGGCTTGAATGCGGCGGTCTTCCGAGAGCGAGGCAACCGAATATTTGACAATCTCAAACTGGCCCGACCGCACCGTGAGCGCATACAGAAACACAGCGCAAAAAACGATCCAGCCAATCGGAAACAGTCCGAAGGCGGCGCCGTGCGCGGCGGCAACCAAGGCCATGGAGGCCGGCATGCCAAAGACGAAGATCGCCACCGCCAGGGCCGCCACCAAACCTGCGAGCGCCGCCTTGGGCGCCGACCAGGAAAACACGCCCAATAGCCCCAACAGCACAACGATCGGCAGCGCCGCCAGCAGAGTGGACAGCACCGCGGAGCCGGTTGGGTTATAGGTTTGAGTCCACTCCACAAATCGGTCCGCGCACGCATGGTTGGCTGGCGAAAGCGGACATGCTAATCCGCGGCGCGTGGCGACGCCAACCGCCCCCCGCGAGCAACAAGTAGTTTGCGGGCTAGAGAAAAACGGCATATCACGCATTTCGGCGTGTGGTTTTGCCGGCGCCGGCGCGACTCGTCTGGACACGTAGCCGCAATTTGGGGTAAACGAGTCGGCTGGGAAACTCAGTTGCGGCCGACAAGGATGTCTGTATGTCCGGCGACTCGCTGCGCGATCCGCTCTTGCGCCAAGATTACCTGCTGCTGGCGACGTTTTGCGCCGTGCTGTTTGGACTCTCGCTGGTGGGCGGGCGCCCCTTAAGTCGTCACGAAGGGGTGTTGCCGCAATCGTCGCGCGAGATGTTGGCCGACCACGACTTTATTGTCCCCAAGAGTGGCGGCCGGCCCTGGCTTGAGAGCCCGCCCTTGCCGCAGTGGATCACCGTGGGGGTGGCCAGTGTCTTTGGCCGCTGCGATCGAGAGTGGATCGTGCGGATCGCGCCGGCCGCGATGGGCACAATCGTGGTGCTGCTCGTCGGTTGGATGGCGGCCGGTTGGTACGGTCGATCGATCGGTCTGTTGAGCGCGCTGGTAACGGCCACGTTGTCCGAACTGACTCGTTACGCCTGGCTGGCCGAGGACGAGATCTTTTTGTGCGCGATCATCACCATTGCCATGGCGCTCTTTGTGCGGCTCGAGTTTTTTGGCGGCTTGCGCGCGGCCGACGAGTCGTGCTCCTTTTTCGGCAAGCGCCCCTGGGGGATGTTCTGGTTCTTTGTCGCCCTCGGCGCCACCAACCTGGCCAAGGGGGTCGTCTTTGGGACCGTAATTACCACAGCGCCAATCGGCGCCTACTTGTTTTGGAATCGCGACTGGTCGCGCCTCCGCGCCTATTGCTGGTCTTGGGGATGGCTGGCGTTCGCCGTCATGGCCGCCGCCTGGCCCCTGGCGGTGATGCAGCGCTATCCCGACGCACCGCAGGTGTGGTTTTACGATCAACTAGGGCGCGTCAGCGGCGAATACACCGCCATCAATCAACCGGCGTGGTACTATCTGACGCACCTGCCAGAAATTTTGGCGCCGTGGATCCTGGCCGTGCCGTTCGCGCTGGCGATCACATGGCGAGAGGCGTTCATGGTGCGCCGCTCGCCCGCTCGGTTTCTGTGGTGTTGGGCCCTGGTCATGCCGCTGGTGCTTTCGATCCCCGGCGGCAAACACCACCATTATCTGCTGCATGGCGTGGCGCCGTGGGGAGTGCTGGTGGCGCTGGCCTTGGTATGGCTACGAGCCAAGATCATGGCCTGGCCCGAGTGGACGCGTAACCCGCTGGGCGCCATCCCTGCGCTTGGCCTGCCGGGCGCCATCGCCTTCTTGATTGCGGCGCACAAGCTGGGCTGGCCGCTCTGGTCGGCCGTCTTCGTCGTTCCCATTTGGTTGACGCTGTGCGTGGCGTTCTCCTGGGGGTTGTGGCAATCGACGCCCCGCGTAGCCGCTGGCACGTTGATCGCCGCCGTGGCGCTGGGATACATGGCGGGCCATGTCGTCGCGGGCAAGTACTTTGATCGCTATCGCGACGACACGCGATTTCTCAAGCAGGTGGCCCGGACGGTTCCGGCCGACAAATGGCTGTTCGTCAATGCCGGCATGGGACAACTCGAAGCGTTTCACACCCTCTTCTACTTGGACGAGCGCACACGCTCGCTGCACAACCTGAGCTACTTGATCGACGATCGAATCCAGGCCGACGAGGTGTACGTAGTCACTTACGTGCGCGATGAGCCAGTGCTGGCCATGTTTGGCTCGGCCGAGCAGGTGCTTGCCAGCAGTGGCACCTGGCGAGATGGCGTGCTGGATGAACGGTTGACGCTCTACCGGTTGCGCTTCCACCAGCGGCTTGCCCGAAAGAAGGTGACGGAGCGCATCTCGCCGATGCAGGCGATGAATTACGCAGTGGGCCCGTTCCTCACCGCTCTGCCGGAGCCAAAAACGCTTCGCTGATAAATGTGATGCACGGCGTTCGCCAGGGTTGGGCGTCTGTTAACTGTGCGATCTAGGCTGTTGCTGCAGCCCGCACATTTGCCGCCATTCTTCCGGCGATTTGGCGCCGAGAAAATGGTACCACCACACCCCGCTCGTGATGCACAGTTCGTAATACGCCACACTGGTGATCGGCGCTTTGGGTCCGGGCGGCTCTCCGACGAGCACCGGCAGTGTGTTGGCGTTGATCGGAAACGCGCACGTCTTCGCGCGGCCCTCCGGAGCAGACGGGAACGCCTGTAAGTGACCGTCGAACGGTCCGCCCACAAATTCGACCCAAAAAATTGCGCCAGCCACGTCGGTGTTCCTTCGCCAAATTTCCGCGAGCCTTTGCCGCTGCGGATGAAGGAAAGGCACAATCCGTGCCAACAGACGTTAGCGGCGCTCGGTCGACTTCAGACGCCAGCAAGGCGGAGTCGGCAAAGAATAAGAGAGCCAAGGAGGGACGCTAGGCTTTTCTCGGGTTTCGCGGGTCCTCTCGCCAGATGAAGACCGAGGCGAATGGCCTGGCGACGCCTCCTTGGCTCGGGGGAACAAGCGGAGAAACGCGATTCTCAAGCGGCGCCGGCGAGTCCATAAAAAAACCCCTTGTGCGACTTAACGCCCAAGGGGCTTTCGTAGCCTCGTGGCGCGGCCCGATCAGAACCGCGAAGGTGGATGCTAAATCGTGCCTTCGGTTCGGTCAAACAACTGGACGATGTTTGACCAGCGAACCTCGCCGGACCGCCAGTGGCACGATCAGCTAATGGTTGTCGCTTCTGGAGTTACCTCCTTGAAATTCGGCGTCACATCGGCATCGGCGTCTCCCAGCGCCCAATGCATGCCCCCCATCAGCACCGCCTGGAACTTGGGATTGGTCCACACGTCCTCGCGATGCCCCATCGAGGTATAAAACACCCGTCCCTCGCCGTGCTTGCGGGCCCAAGTGCAAGGGAACGGCGGCCGGGCGTAATCGCGGCCTTCCATCCCCTTGGTCTCCATCACCAACAGCACATGCATGTCAGGGGCGAAGTTCTTGAGCGCATACCACTCCTCTTCCACGGTGAACGCGTCCCCTAATTCCGCCAGGCCCGGAAAGCTGCCGCCGGCGACCTTCTGCGTGGCCGATTGCTGGCGGCCGTGGCTTACAAACTCTCCGCCCAGCATGGCAATGTACGGGTCGGGTGTCGCCTGGTTCTCGCGGGCGGGACCTTCGGAATGAAAGGTGTCGCTGGCGCAGTGCGAACCGACAAACCCCTTGCCCTTGGCTATGGCCTCCAAGAACCGCTTTTTGCCATCGGCGCTCATCGGCGGATTCTTGTCGCCAGAAGGCTTGGTGAGATCACCCGTGGTGTAAAAGAAGAAACCGTCGAACTGATCGAGATCGCTGTCGAATACCTTGCCATCTTTGGTGATGACCGCCTCAATGTTGTGCTCGCGGGCAAGATCGTTGAAGATCCGCTCCGCATGGCCAAACTCTTCTCCCTTACGCGTAATGACCGAATGTTGAAAGCCGGCGCTGCGCGTGAACATCAACACGCGGCGGCGCGGTTTGTCGGCTGCGGAGGCGCGAAGTGGATAGCTGCCAAGCGCCAAACCAGCGGCGCTGGCGACGAGCAAATCACGACGATTCATAACGACAACTCCACCAATCTGAAGAGACTCGTTTGATAATTATGGCTCGGCAGCTACCATAACCGCCGCCAGTCCGGCAGCCAAGCAAATCGGCCATTGGAGCCAGCGGCCCGAGCTACCAGCGAAACATGCCCCCATTGGGGCTGACAACCTGCCCCGTGACAAAATCGGAATCTGACGATGCCAAGAACAGGGCCAGCGCGGCGACATCAGCAGGCTCACCCAGACGTCCCAGAGGCGTGTGCGTAATCATGCCGGGTCGCCATTTCTCTGGTAAATACTCGAGCATTGGCGTATTGATCCAACCAGGCGCGATGCAATTGACTCGAATGCCTTGCGGCGCCACCTCCTGCGACAAGGCCTTGGTCATGCTGATAATCCCTCCCTTGGCCGCCGAATAGGCGGTCGAGCCGGGCAGCCCGTTCAGGCCGGCGACTGAAGCGATGGTGACAATGCTCCCCTGCTTGCGCTGGGTCATGCGCGATAGCGCCTCGCGCACGCAATGAAATGTGCCGGTCAGGTGCACGGCGATCTGCCCCGCCCAACGATCGTCGCTCACCTCGGCGGTGGCCAATAGGCTGGGTTCTGCCGTGCCCGCATTGGTGATGAGCATGTCAACATCCCATCCGCGCTCGTCGGCGGCCGCGAACAATCGCTTCACCGATTGCGCATCGGTGACATCGGTCGGAACCGCCAGGGCCTCGCCCCCGGTGGCCACGATCTCTCCGGCGGCTTGGCGCCCCGCCTCCTCGCGCAACTCGCCAATGACCACCCGTGCCCCCGCCTGAGCGAAGCGCAGCGCGATCGCCCGGCCGATGCCCGAGCCAGCGCCCGTCACCACCAAGGTTTGTCCGGCCAGTTTCATGGGCCCTGGTTCCTCCGTCGTCAGCCCCGGCACAATCGCTGCGGTCGGCACGGCGGGCCGCACTGTAATTGACAGGCGAATTCGCCCCGCCGCACGTCATGGATTATTCTGGAAACATTGACTCCTGGCTATCGGTTTGCTTGGGTGGTTTATGAAGTTCTTTCGCATGGCCGTCGCGTTCGGCCACTGTTTAGTCGCGGCGGCGTCGGCGTTCGCCCAGTCTCGCGATATTGCGGTGATCCCCGCGGAAGTCGCGCAGCGCCACGGACTGCACCGCGCCTGGATCGCGCAGGCGCAGGTCGATATCAGCCGCGACAAGATGGTCGGCGCCACGCTCCATGGCGACGGGCTGGTCGTGGTGACGCAGCATGGTTGGCTGCAAATGTTCGACGCCGAAACGGGCGCCACCCGCTGGACGGTCCAATTCGGCGAAACGTCGCACCCAGTCACTGGCCCCGGCGCCGGCGACAAATACGTGGCGATCACCAAGGGGTCTCACTTGTTTGTGGCCGAACGCGCGACAGGGCGCCTGGTCCTTGACGCCCGCCTGATGCAGGTCGCCACCGCCGCGCCCGCCGTGCTGGGCGATTTTGTCTATGTGCCAATGCTGGGCGGCAAGATCGCCACCTACGACATGAAGAAACCGCGCGGCACTCCTTGGTTCTTTCGCGGCGGCGGACAAATCTACGATTCGCCCCTGGCCCGACCCAACTTGTTGGCGTGGGGCACCACCAAGGGCGCCGTGTACGGCAGCAGTTCGGACGTGTTGGGAGTCCGCTTTCATTTTTCCACGGGCGACGAGATTGTAGCGCCCCTCAGCTATCAAGCGCCGCATGTCTTTGTCGCATCACGTGATGGCTATGTCTATGCGATCAACGAGCTCACCGGGCGACTCGTTTGGCGGTTCGGTTTGGGCGACCCAGTGGTGCAGCAACCAGTGCCGCTCGACGATTCGGTGTTCGCCTTGCCAGAGGCGGGAGGCATTTATTGCATATCGATCACGACGGGCCTGCAAAAATGGTTCGCCCCATCGTGCCAGCAGTTTTTGGCGGCGAGCCCGCGACGTAACGCCGTTGCGCCGGCCGTAGGAGGCGCGGCTGCTGCCAAGGGCCCGGCGCTGGCCCGCGTCTATGTGGCCGATGAGCGCGGCAATACGCTGATTCTCGACGCTGGTAGCGGCGCGCGGCTGGGGCTCTTGCCCACCAGTCGGCAGAGCTGGCGATTCACGAACACCGTGAACGATCGGCTGTATGTCGGCACGACCACCGGCCTGATTCAGTGCCTGCACGAGATCGGGCTCGATCAGCCGCACGAGTACAACACCCTGCCTGCGCCCGCTCCGGCCGCTGATGCGGCAGCTGCGGATGGCCAGCCGGCCGACGCCGAGCCAGCGGAGGAGCCGGCTGCCGAAGCAAACCCCTTTGAAGAATAGCGCTCGCCGCAATCTGGCAGGGAGGTCGAATCGCGCATGGTGGAGCAGGGTGTCACCATCGAGTTGAACAATGTGGCCAAGCGCTACGCCGATCGCGTAGTGCTCGACGGCGTGACGCTGTGCGCCCGGCCGTCCGAGACGTTGGCCCTGATCGGTCCCAGCGGCGGAGGCAAATCGACGCTGCTCCGCTGCATCAATGGGCTGCAAACGTTCGACGCGGGCGAGATCCGCGTCGGCTCGCATTGCCTGACCAGCGGCGCCGGCCATGCCAATCTGGCCGCGATTCGCCGGCTGGCCGGCATGGTGTTCCAAGATTTTCAACTCTTTCCGCACCTGTCGGTGCTGGAGAATGTGACCGAGGCGCCGCTGCGCGTTTTGAAGCTCAACGCCGCCGCCGCCATCCACCGCGCGCGCGAACTGCTCGACCGAGTGGGACTGGCAGATCGAGGCAACGCCTATCCCGAACAATTGTCGGGCGGACAAAAGCAACGTGTGGCGATTGCCCGCGCGCTGGCGATGGCGCCGCGCGCCCTGCTCTGCGACGAGATCACCAGCGCGCTCGATCCGGAACTCAAGCACGAAGTGCTCGAAGTCTTGGAAGACTTGCGCCGCGATGGTTTGACGCTGATTGTGGTCACGCACGAGATCGGCTTTGCGCGGCGCGCCGCCGATCGCGTGCTGGTGCTGGCCGACGGGCGCGTGATCGAAGACGGCCCCCCCAGCGCGGTGCTCGACGCGCCTCAGTCGGAGCGCACCAGGCGGTTTTTGACCAGCGTCATGGCTTGAGCGAGCGCGGCAGCTCAGACAACATGGCGGCGGCGCCCAGCGGATCGGATGGATCGAGTCGGGTCAGCGTCTCCAAGACCTCGCGCGCCAGTTCCGACTTGTCGATCTGCGCCAGACAATGAGCCAGCCCCTTGGCCGACTCCAAGAACGCTTGATTCGCCGTCCGCCGGTAGGTAAACGGCCCGGGCGCCTTGGATTGGCGAATTGCGATCATCGCCAACTCGTAGGCGTAGCCAAAATGTCCGCGCGCCAGCCGCACGTCCCCTTCCAAGAGCGCCAACTCGCCCAGCAGGCGATGCGCCTCGACAAAATCGCCGCAGCCGGAGAGCAGCCAGCGCAGCTCGTCGATGGCGATGTCGTGTTCCCCCATCTCGATCATTCGCCGCACTTCCACGATATCATCGGCGCGCTGCCGAGCGCAAGAAGGATGCACCAACTCCCATTCGTCGCGCCCCGGCACTTGCCGCGTCTTGATCGTGGTCGACTTGGCGCCGCCTTGCGCTTGCGGGCTGTCAGAGCGAGATTTGCGCTTCGTCATGCAGAAGGCTTTCGGCGGCCGGCTGTGCTTTCTTTATCCATCGCGATGCCCGGCATTGAGGGTCTGTGTTGCCCGCGCTAGAATGTGACCGCGCGGCGACGCGGCAGGAATCTCATAACTTATCGACTGGGCCGCCCTCCGCCAGTCTTCGGCACGGAAGTCTATTTGAATGCCCCTCGCCCGGCCAGCGCGACGCCCAAAGAAAGCCATACGCGAGTCTCTATTGCCAGGCGTTGGCGACTCCGCTTGGAGGCGCGCTCTGCGAGCGCGGCTCGCGGCCTGGTATGGGCGGCACGCGCGCAAGCTCCCGTGGCGGGAGACGCGCGACCCATACAACATCTGGATCAGCGAGACGATGCTGCAACAAACGCAGGTCGTCACTGTCATCCCGTATTACGAGCGATTTTTAGCCACGTTTCCGACCGTGACCGATCTGGCAGGCGCCGACGAGCAGCAAGTGCTACGGCTCTGGGAGGGCCTGGGCTACTATCGCCGCGCGCGGCAGTTGCACCAAGCGGCCAAAGTCATCCGCGATTACCATGGTGGCGAGTTTCCAAATTCTTACGACGCCGTGCTGGCGCTGCCCGGCGTGGGCCGCTACACCGCCGGCGCCGTGTTGTCTTTCGCGTGGGATCAACGGCTGCCGATTTTGGAGGCCAACACATTGCGGGCCGTCTCGCGCTTGTTGGCGTATCAGAGCGATCCGCGTGGCTCGGAGGGACAGCGCCTTTTGTGGCAGGCCGCCGAGGATTGGCTGCCGCGGCGCCAAGCGGGCCGCTTCAATCAAGCGCTGATGGAGCTTGGCAGCCAGGTGTGCTTGCCGCGCTCACCGTTGTGCGACAAATGCCCAGTCGCCACCCTTTGTCCCACGCAAAAGCTCAATTTACAGGACTCGATTCCGCGGCCACCACGCCGACCAGCGACGCAGCAGGTGCGCGAGGCGATGGTCGTCGTCCGGCGCCGTGGGCAGGTGTTGCTCGTACGCCGCGGCGCGACCGCGCGCTGGGCCGGCATGTGGGATTTTCCGCGCTTCGAGATCAGCGGCCCATCGCCCGACGAAATTGAACTGCGCCGGTCGCTCGACGCGCTGACCGACGTCGACGCCGATCGATTCAAGCCGTTGACGACGCTGCAACATGGCGTGACGCGCTTCCGCATCACGCTCGATTGTTTTTCCGCGCAATACAAGGCGGCGGCGCCCCTGTCGCGGCCGGAAGAAATCGTCGAGCGGCGCTGGGTATCGCCCAGCGCGCTAGACGATTATCCGCTCAGCGTGACGGCACGTCGATTGGCGCGCCATTGGATTCGAGAAATGCAGCGCGGCTAACGGCCCAGCAGACGATCGACTGCGGCGCCAATGTCTGGCTCGCGCATCAGGCTCTCGCCGACCAGCATGGCCCGCGCACCGGCCTGTGCCACGCGATCGGCGTCGGCGCGGGTGGATATACCGCTCTCGCTCACCAGCACACGGTCGGCGGGCAATTGCTCGCGCACCCGCAGCGTATGGTCCAGATCGACTTCAAACGTGCGCAGATCGCGATTGTTGACGCCAATTAACATGGCCCCAGCGTCAAGCACACGCGCGACGTTCCGCATTTCATATAGCTCAACCAAGGGCGTCAGGCCCAGATCGAGCGCCTCGTTGTGCAGCGATCGCAATTGACAATCGTCGAGACACTCGGCGATGAGCAGCACCGCGTCGGCACCAGCCAGTCGAGCTTCATAAAGCTGATAACGGTCGAGCAGAAAATCCTTGCGCAGCACCGGCAGTTCGACAACGGCGCGCACCTGGCGCAGACACTCCAAACTGCCTTGAAAGTAATGCTCGTCGGTCAAGACGCTTATGCAACTGGCGCCGTGCGCTGCGTAAATCCGCGCGATCGCCACCGGATCGAAATCTGCCCTAATGACGCCCTTTGACGGGCTGGCCTTTTTGACTTCGGCGATCAGGCGGATCGGCCCCGGCGCCGAGACCGCGGCAAAGAAATCTCGCGGCGCCGGCAGCCCCGCCAGCTTGGCGCGCAAATCGGCTTCCGAGCAGCGCGCCTTGGCAGCGGCGATCTCGCTCTTTTTGGTGGCGACGATCTGATCGAGGATGGTGGACGCCATACGGTCCGACGCTAGTGCTTGAAGTGACGCCGCCCGGTGAACAGCA
Encoded here:
- a CDS encoding ThuA domain-containing protein, with product MNRRDLLVASAAGLALGSYPLRASAADKPRRRVLMFTRSAGFQHSVITRKGEEFGHAERIFNDLAREHNIEAVITKDGKVFDSDLDQFDGFFFYTTGDLTKPSGDKNPPMSADGKKRFLEAIAKGKGFVGSHCASDTFHSEGPARENQATPDPYIAMLGGEFVSHGRQQSATQKVAGGSFPGLAELGDAFTVEEEWYALKNFAPDMHVLLVMETKGMEGRDYARPPFPCTWARKHGEGRVFYTSMGHREDVWTNPKFQAVLMGGMHWALGDADADVTPNFKEVTPEATTIS
- a CDS encoding PQQ-binding-like beta-propeller repeat protein; this translates as MAVAFGHCLVAAASAFAQSRDIAVIPAEVAQRHGLHRAWIAQAQVDISRDKMVGATLHGDGLVVVTQHGWLQMFDAETGATRWTVQFGETSHPVTGPGAGDKYVAITKGSHLFVAERATGRLVLDARLMQVATAAPAVLGDFVYVPMLGGKIATYDMKKPRGTPWFFRGGGQIYDSPLARPNLLAWGTTKGAVYGSSSDVLGVRFHFSTGDEIVAPLSYQAPHVFVASRDGYVYAINELTGRLVWRFGLGDPVVQQPVPLDDSVFALPEAGGIYCISITTGLQKWFAPSCQQFLAASPRRNAVAPAVGGAAAAKGPALARVYVADERGNTLILDAGSGARLGLLPTSRQSWRFTNTVNDRLYVGTTTGLIQCLHEIGLDQPHEYNTLPAPAPAADAAAADGQPADAEPAEEPAAEANPFEE
- the trpC gene encoding indole-3-glycerol phosphate synthase TrpC yields the protein MASTILDQIVATKKSEIAAAKARCSEADLRAKLAGLPAPRDFFAAVSAPGPIRLIAEVKKASPSKGVIRADFDPVAIARIYAAHGASCISVLTDEHYFQGSLECLRQVRAVVELPVLRKDFLLDRYQLYEARLAGADAVLLIAECLDDCQLRSLHNEALDLGLTPLVELYEMRNVARVLDAGAMLIGVNNRDLRTFEVDLDHTLRVREQLPADRVLVSESGISTRADADRVAQAGARAMLVGESLMREPDIGAAVDRLLGR
- a CDS encoding amino acid ABC transporter ATP-binding protein produces the protein MVEQGVTIELNNVAKRYADRVVLDGVTLCARPSETLALIGPSGGGKSTLLRCINGLQTFDAGEIRVGSHCLTSGAGHANLAAIRRLAGMVFQDFQLFPHLSVLENVTEAPLRVLKLNAAAAIHRARELLDRVGLADRGNAYPEQLSGGQKQRVAIARALAMAPRALLCDEITSALDPELKHEVLEVLEDLRRDGLTLIVVTHEIGFARRAADRVLVLADGRVIEDGPPSAVLDAPQSERTRRFLTSVMA
- a CDS encoding SDR family oxidoreductase, with translation MKLAGQTLVVTGAGSGIGRAIALRFAQAGARVVIGELREEAGRQAAGEIVATGGEALAVPTDVTDAQSVKRLFAAADERGWDVDMLITNAGTAEPSLLATAEVSDDRWAGQIAVHLTGTFHCVREALSRMTQRKQGSIVTIASVAGLNGLPGSTAYSAAKGGIISMTKALSQEVAPQGIRVNCIAPGWINTPMLEYLPEKWRPGMITHTPLGRLGEPADVAALALFLASSDSDFVTGQVVSPNGGMFRW
- the mutY gene encoding A/G-specific adenine glycosylase; the encoded protein is MPLARPARRPKKAIRESLLPGVGDSAWRRALRARLAAWYGRHARKLPWRETRDPYNIWISETMLQQTQVVTVIPYYERFLATFPTVTDLAGADEQQVLRLWEGLGYYRRARQLHQAAKVIRDYHGGEFPNSYDAVLALPGVGRYTAGAVLSFAWDQRLPILEANTLRAVSRLLAYQSDPRGSEGQRLLWQAAEDWLPRRQAGRFNQALMELGSQVCLPRSPLCDKCPVATLCPTQKLNLQDSIPRPPRRPATQQVREAMVVVRRRGQVLLVRRGATARWAGMWDFPRFEISGPSPDEIELRRSLDALTDVDADRFKPLTTLQHGVTRFRITLDCFSAQYKAAAPLSRPEEIVERRWVSPSALDDYPLSVTARRLARHWIREMQRG